The Pirellulales bacterium genome segment AGAAACCAACCAAGGCGATTCATAGGGTCATCCTTTGGTGGCGGATAGATAGGAGGGCTGGGCACGCCGGCATTCTACCGTCTGCGGCCGATCCACCTGAACGATGATGTTTGATCAGCTAGGTGTTCGCTCGCTGGCGATTTCGCTGGTCCGGCGTGACCGAACGTCGATTTCCGATCGGGCCGCTCCCACTAACGATTCCTGGCCGTGCACGACTAGGCGGCCTGGCTGCTGGGAGTGGGGATTAGCCAAACATCCGGCCGGTTGCTCCCCCTGCCTGTGGCTGGTTATAATAGCGGGATTCTGGGCCGCGACCGGCCCCCTTTTTGCTGCATTTGGCACTCCCGAGGAGGATTCATCCGTGGCATCCGGCAAGTTCCTGTTCACCAGCGAATCGGTCAGCATGGGGCATCCCGACAAACTTGCCGACCAGATCTCGGATGGCGTCCTCGATGCTCTCCTGGCGGCCGATCCGATGAGCCGCGTGGCCTGCGAAACCATGGTCACAACCGGCATCGCTATCGTCGCCGGCGAAATCACCAGCAATGCCAAGGTCGACTACACCGAAGTCGTCCGCCGCGTCATCAATGAAGTCGGATATACCGACGATCGCATGGGCATCTGCGGCGACACTTGCGCCGTGATGATCGCTATCGACAAGCAAAGCCCAGACATCGCGATGGGCGTCAATGAGAATGCCGCAGCCGGCAAGGAAATCGGAGCTGGCGACCAAGGCTTGATGTTCGGCTACGCGTGCAACGACACGCCCGAGTTGATGCCGCTACCCATCGCGCTGGCTCACCGGATCACGAATGAGTTGACCGCGGCCCGCCGCCGAGGCGATGTCGATTGGTTGCGTCCTGATAGCAAGAGCCAGGTCACGATCGAGTACGACGGCAGCCGGCCGGTACGGATCGACACGGTGGTCGTCTCGACGCAGCACGGCCCGCAGGTAAGCCAAGACGAGATTCGCGATTTTGTCATCAACAAGGTCATCAAGCCGGTGCTACCGCGCGATCTGGTCGGCGGCAATATCACGTACCACATCAATCCGACCGGACGTTTCGAGGTCGGCGGCCCACAGGGAGATTGCGGCCTGACCGGGCGGAAGATCATCGTCGACACGTACGGCGGTTGGGGCCGCCACGGCGGCGGTGCTTTCAGCGGCAAGGATCCCACCAAGGTTGATCGTAGTGCCGCTTATATGGCCCGACACGTGGCCAAGAACATCGTTGCATCGCAGCTGGCCGATCGTTGCGAAGTGCAATTGGCCTACGCCATTGGCGTAGCCGACCCGGTGAGCGTGCATATCGATACCGACGGAACGGGCCGGC includes the following:
- the metK gene encoding methionine adenosyltransferase; amino-acid sequence: MASGKFLFTSESVSMGHPDKLADQISDGVLDALLAADPMSRVACETMVTTGIAIVAGEITSNAKVDYTEVVRRVINEVGYTDDRMGICGDTCAVMIAIDKQSPDIAMGVNENAAAGKEIGAGDQGLMFGYACNDTPELMPLPIALAHRITNELTAARRRGDVDWLRPDSKSQVTIEYDGSRPVRIDTVVVSTQHGPQVSQDEIRDFVINKVIKPVLPRDLVGGNITYHINPTGRFEVGGPQGDCGLTGRKIIVDTYGGWGRHGGGAFSGKDPTKVDRSAAYMARHVAKNIVASQLADRCEVQLAYAIGVADPVSVHIDTDGTGRLDDGRICELVRDLFPLKPGKIIEYLDLRRPIYRLTAAGGHFGRSEPEFSWESTRRAAELSKAAGSEALAR